The nucleotide window GGGGCCAGGGTGCAGGAGGTCATCGAGCGCAGCGGCATCCTGGGCCGCTTTCCCGAGATAGACCTGGACAAGAACGATGTCGGGATCTGGTCCCGGGCCTGCAAGCTCAGCGACAAGGTCAGGGACGGCGACCGTATCGAGATCTACCGGCCACTGCTGGCCGATCCCAAGGAGGCCCGCCGCCGCCGGGCCGAGCGGGCCAAGGAGGAAGGCCGGGCCGACAAGACCACGGGAGGCCGCCCCAATCCCCTGCGGGCCAAGGACGACTAAAAAAAAACGCCGCCTCAACAGGCGGCGTTTCTTGTCGCGGAGCGGCTCAGTTGCCGGTGAAGCCGGTGGGCAGTTCGAAGTCCTCGCCTTCCAGGCTGAGCAGCTTGCCGCTGTCGTCGAAGCGGGCCTTGAGCTCCTTCTCGGTCAGCTTGCCCTTGCCGCTGCGAAAGGCGTACTTGTAGTACCAGGTGTTGGCGTCGAAGCTGTCCCTGAGCAGGGGCGTGCCCAGCACAAACTGTACCTGTTCCTTGGTCATGCCGGCCCTGAGCTTGTCGATCTGTTCCTGCTCCAGGTAGTTGCCCTGGGCCACGTCAATCTTGTAGATCAGGCCACAACCGCTCAGGGCCATGCCCAGTCCCAGTACCATCAACAGCTTGCGCATTCTTCTGTTCCGTCTCTTGTTGCGTTCTGCCGGGCAGTCTAACCCGGCCATGGTCATGCAGCAACAGAGCCCCTACAGGGACAAAAGTTCCCTGGCATTGGCGCGGCTGGCTTCGCTGATGGCATCGCCGCCCAGCAAACGGGCCAGCTCGGTGATGCGCTGCTCCTGATCCAGGGCCTGCATGAGGGTCTCGGTCTGGCCGGCCTTGGTTTCCTTCTGCACGAACATCTGCTGGTGGCCTTGGCCCGCCACCTGGGGCAGGTGGGTTACGCACATCACCTGGGTCTTTTCCCCCAGGCGGCGCAGCAGCTTGCCCACCACCAGGGCGGTGGGGCCTGAGATGCCCACGTCCACCTCGTCGAAGATCAGGGTGGGGGTGTTGCTCTGCTGGGCGGTCAGCACCTGCAGGGCCAGGCCGATGCGCGACAGCTCGCCGCCGGACACCACCTTGGCCATGGGGGCCAGGGGCTGGCCCGGGTTGGTGGTGACCTCGAAGCTGATCCTATCCAGGCCCAGGGGCGAGGGCGCGGCCTCCTGCTGGTGCTCGACCTTGATGGCAAATACCGCGTGGGGCAGGGCCAGCTCCCGCACCGCCGCCTGGGTGGCCTTGGCCAGGGCCTTGCCGTGTCGGATGCGGCTCTGGCTCAGCTTCAGGGCCTGCTGGTGGTAGTGCCCACGGCACTTTTCCAGCTCCGTTTCCAGTTCATCCAGGCGCTGGTGGTCATCGGACAGGGCCTTGAGCTCGTCGGCCAGCCGCTGGTGCTGTTCGGGCAGCCGGGCCGGTGGCACCTTGTGCTTGCGGGCCAGCTCGATGGCCTTGCCCATGCGTGACTCCAG belongs to Gallaecimonas sp. GXIMD4217 and includes:
- the bamE gene encoding outer membrane protein assembly factor BamE, which translates into the protein MRKLLMVLGLGMALSGCGLIYKIDVAQGNYLEQEQIDKLRAGMTKEQVQFVLGTPLLRDSFDANTWYYKYAFRSGKGKLTEKELKARFDDSGKLLSLEGEDFELPTGFTGN
- a CDS encoding RnfH family protein; amino-acid sequence: MVTEKLITVEVVFALPDRQALLALKVAEGARVQEVIERSGILGRFPEIDLDKNDVGIWSRACKLSDKVRDGDRIEIYRPLLADPKEARRRRAERAKEEGRADKTTGGRPNPLRAKDD